Within the Stenotrophomonas sp. 610A2 genome, the region CCAGTCATCGGCCGAGTGCAGCGTGAACTCATCGGCCTCCATGCGCTTGTAGAACGCCGTAGCAAATGCGACTGCCTGCGCCTGCGCGGCTGCAGCGGGATAACGCTTCCGCAAGGCTGCAAATACCGGTTCTAGCGAGAGGCCGGCTTCCGCGATGTTCTGCTTCACAGCCGGTTTGGATTTCGTCTTTACGGACTTGGCAGCACTGTTTTGCGATTTCATGGCAGAGCTTTGGGTGTTGCTCGTTTGGAGAAACCGCGATTGTATCGCTGGTAACAAAAAGAACCTTGCTGCAGGGCCGCATTATCTGCATCGCGATTCAACGCGAAACCAATGCAACCACCATGTTTTTTGCTGCCGCAAGATCATCGAACGATGTCCGCCACCTGAATCTCGTTTGCTCACGTGACAGAGTGAAAGACGAATTACGTTGCGGTGTTTCTGAACTGGACGGTATAGTCCACCGCTTATGCAGACCCCCTTTGCCAACCCCGCGCCAATCGACGCGCGTGACGAGCGCGTGTTCGAAGCCGTGCGCGAATTGCTGGCCGAGCAAGGCATACGCTTGAGTATGGACGCGGTCGCATCGGCGGCTGGCTGTTCCAAACAGACGCTCTACAGCCGCTATGGCTGCAAACGCGAGTTGTTGCGGCAGGCCATGCAGTTGCATGTCTCCACCGCGACCGCCGCGTTATCTGTACGTGAAGACAAAGCGCTGCACGAAACCGTGCTCGATTTTGCGGTCGGCTACCTTGAGCATCGCAACAAACCCGGCGCCCGCCGTACCGCACAGTTGATTGGTGCCAGCGTCCACGAGTTCCGCGACGAAGCACAGTTCATGTATCAGGGAAGCAGCGAAGCGCTGCGAGAACATGTGGCTGAATGGATGCACACCGAGATGCAGCGCGGGCGCCTCAAGCATGACGACCCGCAGTTCCTGGCCGAGCTGCTGATCAGCATGATTGCCGGCCAGGATTTTGAAAGACAGCGCTTTCACGCCCCCTACCGCGATGATCCACAACAGCGTCGCCGCTGGGCCGAATTTGCCACCGACGGCTTTCTACGCGCCTTTGCCTGCGAGTACGAAACCGCCGCAGCTCCAAATAAAAACAACACCCGGAGTTCCTCCCGATGACCGCCCCACTCCGTCTTCTCGCTCTCACCTGTGCAGCGACACTGAGCCTTGCCGCCTGCAAGAAACCGCAGGAGCAAGCAGCCCCTCCTCCGCCGGAGGTTGGCGTGGTAGACGCCACACCACAGACCCTGCCTTTGCAGCGCGAGCTGGTTGGTCGCCTGTCGCCGTTCCGCTCCGCCGACGTGCGTGCCCGCGTGGCCGGCGTACTGCAGAAGCGCGTCTATGAGGAAGGCAGCACGGTCAAGGAAGGCCAGGTGCTGTTCCTGATCGATCCAGCACCGCTGCAGGCCTCGCTGGCGTCGGCCGAAGCTGCACTGGCTTCGGCCCGCGCCACCTACGTCAACGCCCGCGCCACCGCCAACCGCGCCCGCTCGCTGGCACCGCAGAGTTATGTGTCCAAGTCGGACCTGGACAGCGCCGAAGCCGCCGAGCGCTCCTCGGCAGCTGCCGTGCAGCAGGCCGAAGCGGCGGTCACCACCGCCCGCATCAACCTTGGCTATGCACGCGTCAGCGCGCCGATCGCCGGCCAGGCTGGCAAGCAGCAGGTCACCGAAGGGGCGCTGGTCGGCCAGGGCGATGTCACCCTGCTGACTACCGTCGACCAGATCGATCCGCTGTACGTGAACTTCTCGATGACTGCCGACGAGCTGAGCCTGCTGCGCGCAGCCCAGGACAAGGGCGCGGTGGCACTGGCCGGCGACGGCAAGACCACCGTGCAGGTCAACCTGCCCGACGGCAGTGCCTATGGCCACGAAGGGACGCTGGACTTCTCCTCGACCACGGTTGATCCGGCTACCGGCACCGTGTCCTTGCGGGCACAGCTGCCCAACCCGAACCACATCCTGCTGCCGGGTTCGTTCGTCAGCTTCAAGGCCAACCTGGGCGAGCGCCACAACGCTTTCCTGGTGCCGCAGCAGGCCGTGCAGCGTGATACCCAGGGCGGCTATGTGCTGATCGTGGGCAAGGACGGCAAGGTCGTGCGCAAGAACGTAAGCCTGGACAACCAGCAGGGCGGCAACTGGCTGGTTTCCTCCGGTCTGGCTGTTGGCGACAAGATCATTGTTTCCGGTGTCCAGAAGGTCAAGGAAGGCGCACCGGCCACGGCCAAGCCGTGGCAGCCCGATGCCGCCAAGCCCGCCGCTGGCGCACCGGCCGCGGCCCCGGCAAAGAAGGAATAACGGGACTCCGTCATGCCTAAATTTTTCATCGAGCATCCCGTCTTCGCCTGGGTGGTGGCGATCCTGATCTCGCTTGGCGGCGTGATCTCGATCCTCAACCTGGGCATCGAGTCCTATCCCAGCGTGGCGCCACCGCAGGTGACCGTCACCGCCAACTACCCGGGCGCCAGTGCGTCCACCGCGGAAAAATCGGTCACCCAGGTGATCGAGCAGCAGCTGACCGGCATCGACAACCTGATGTACTTCAGCTCGTCGTCGTCCTCCACCGGTCGCGTCACCATCACCCTCACCTTCGACAGCGGCACCGATGCCGATATCGCCCAGGTGCAGGTACAGAACAAGGTGTCGCTGGCAACCCCGCGTCTGCCCTCGGAAGTGACCAAGCAGGGCGTGGTGGTGGCCAAGGCCAACGCCGGCTTCCTGATGGCCGTTGGCGTGCGCTCGGACGACGGCAGCGTCGACCGTGACGCGCTGAACGACATCGTCGGTGCGCGTGTGCTGGAACAGATTTCGCGCGTTCCCGGCGTCGGCAGCACCCAGCAGTTCGGTTCCGAATACGCCATGCGCGTGTGGTTGAACCCGGAAAAGCTGCAGGGTTACCACCTGTCGGCAACCGACGTATACAACGCCATAGGCACCCAGAACCTGCAGTTCGCCGCAGGCTCGGTGGGCGGTGACCCGGCCCCCAACGGTCAGGCGTTCACCGCAACCGTGGCCGCCGAAGGCCGTTACAGCTCGCCGGAGGAGTTCGAGAACACCATCCTGCGGGCCAACAACGACGGCAGCGTGGTCAAGCTCAAGGACGTCGCCAAGGTCTCCTTCGGCGCATCCAACTACGGCTTTGACACCAAGTACAACGGCAAGCCGGTGGCGGTGTTCGCCATCCAGCTGCTGCCGGGTGCCAATGCACTGGACGTCTCCGAGGCCGTGCGTGCCAAGATGGACGAGCTTGCACCCAGCTTCCCGCAGGGTGTGAGCTGGTTCACCCCGTACGACAGCACCACCTTCGTCACCATCTCCATCGAGGAAGTGATCCACACGCTGGTGGAAGCCATCATCCTGGTGTTCCTGGTGATGCTGATCTTCCTGCAGAACTTCCGCGCGACGATCATCCCCACCCTGGTCATCCCGGTTGCCCTGCTCGGCACCTTCATGGGCATGCTGGCGATCGGCTTCACCATCAACCAGCTGACCCTGTTCGCGATGGTGCTGGCAATCGGCATCGTGGTCGATGACGCCATCGTCGTCATCGAAAACGTCGAACGCATCATGAGCGAGGAGAAGCTCGACCCGAAGCCGGCAACGCAGAAAGCCATGAGCCAGATCACCGGCGCCGTGGTTGCCATCACCGTGGTGCTGGCTGCGGTGTTCATTCCGTCCGCCCTGCAGCCGGGCGCATCCGGTGAGATCTACAAGCAGTTCGCGCTGACCATCGCCATGGCGATGGCATTCTCCGCCCTGCTCGCACTGACCTTCACCCCGGCCTTGTGTGCGGCCTTCCTCAAGCCTACCCACAACGAGAACCCGAACTGGGTCTACCGCACCTTCAACAAGTACTACGGCAAGCTGGAAAAGAGCTATGTCGGCACCGTCGGTGGCGTCATCAAGCACGCCCCGCGCTGGTTGATGGTGTTCGCGCTGCTGCTGGTGCTGTGTGGTTTCCTGTTCACCCGCCTGCCGGGCAGTTTCCTGCCGGAAGAAGACCAGGGCTATGCGCTGGCCATCGTGCAGTTGCCGCCCGGTGCCACCAAAACCCGTACCAGCGCCGTGTTCGACCAGTTGCTGGGCACCCTGCAGGAAGAAGAGGCCTTTGAAGGCCTGATGCAGATCACCGGCTTCAGCTTCATCGGTGCCGGTGAGAACGTGGGCATGGCCTTTGTCCGCCTCAAGGACTGGAGTGATCGCAAGGAAACTGCGCCTGAGTTCATCCAGAAAATGAACCAGAAGGCCTACGGCATCAAGGATGCGCAGATCTTCTTCGTCAACCTGCCGACCGTGCAGGGCCTGGGTCAGTTCGGCGGCTTCGACATGTGGCTGCAGGACCGTACCGGCGCAGGCCAGGACGCCTTGATGGATGCGCGTAACACCTTGTTGGGCGCCGCCAGCCAGGACAAATCGCTGGTCGGCGTACGCCCCAACACCCTGGAAAACGCACCGCAGCTGCAGTTGAAGGTTGACCGCGTGCAGGCCCAGGCCATGGGCGTGTCGGTCAATGACGTGTATACCGCGATCCAGATGATGCTGGCCCCGGTCTACGTCAACGACTTCTTCTATGGCGGCCGCATCAAGCGCGTCAACATGCAGGCCGACGCGGCCTACCGCACCGGTCCGGAATCGTTGAACAGCTACTTCGTACCGAGTTCGCTGAGCAAGGACGCCACCGGCCAGCCGGCGATGATTCCGCTCAGCGCGGTAGTGAAGTCGCAGTGGATCTACGCCCCGCCGGCGCTGAACCGCTACAACGGCTATTCGGCGGTGAACATCGTTGGTGCACCGGCTCCGGGCGGCAGTTCCGGCCAGGCGATGAGCACGATGGAACGGCTGGTGCATGACGACCTGCCGGTTGGCTTCGGCTATGACTGGT harbors:
- a CDS encoding TetR/AcrR family transcriptional regulator — its product is MQTPFANPAPIDARDERVFEAVRELLAEQGIRLSMDAVASAAGCSKQTLYSRYGCKRELLRQAMQLHVSTATAALSVREDKALHETVLDFAVGYLEHRNKPGARRTAQLIGASVHEFRDEAQFMYQGSSEALREHVAEWMHTEMQRGRLKHDDPQFLAELLISMIAGQDFERQRFHAPYRDDPQQRRRWAEFATDGFLRAFACEYETAAAPNKNNTRSSSR
- a CDS encoding efflux RND transporter permease subunit; translated protein: MPKFFIEHPVFAWVVAILISLGGVISILNLGIESYPSVAPPQVTVTANYPGASASTAEKSVTQVIEQQLTGIDNLMYFSSSSSSTGRVTITLTFDSGTDADIAQVQVQNKVSLATPRLPSEVTKQGVVVAKANAGFLMAVGVRSDDGSVDRDALNDIVGARVLEQISRVPGVGSTQQFGSEYAMRVWLNPEKLQGYHLSATDVYNAIGTQNLQFAAGSVGGDPAPNGQAFTATVAAEGRYSSPEEFENTILRANNDGSVVKLKDVAKVSFGASNYGFDTKYNGKPVAVFAIQLLPGANALDVSEAVRAKMDELAPSFPQGVSWFTPYDSTTFVTISIEEVIHTLVEAIILVFLVMLIFLQNFRATIIPTLVIPVALLGTFMGMLAIGFTINQLTLFAMVLAIGIVVDDAIVVIENVERIMSEEKLDPKPATQKAMSQITGAVVAITVVLAAVFIPSALQPGASGEIYKQFALTIAMAMAFSALLALTFTPALCAAFLKPTHNENPNWVYRTFNKYYGKLEKSYVGTVGGVIKHAPRWLMVFALLLVLCGFLFTRLPGSFLPEEDQGYALAIVQLPPGATKTRTSAVFDQLLGTLQEEEAFEGLMQITGFSFIGAGENVGMAFVRLKDWSDRKETAPEFIQKMNQKAYGIKDAQIFFVNLPTVQGLGQFGGFDMWLQDRTGAGQDALMDARNTLLGAASQDKSLVGVRPNTLENAPQLQLKVDRVQAQAMGVSVNDVYTAIQMMLAPVYVNDFFYGGRIKRVNMQADAAYRTGPESLNSYFVPSSLSKDATGQPAMIPLSAVVKSQWIYAPPALNRYNGYSAVNIVGAPAPGGSSGQAMSTMERLVHDDLPVGFGYDWSGMSYQEILAGNAATLLMVLSIVVVFLCLAALYESWSIPVSVLLVVPIGILGAVVFSLMRGLPNDLYFKIGMVTVIGLAAKNAILIVEFAVEQRAAGKTLREATIEAAHLRFRPILMTSFAFILGVLPMAISTGAGANARHSLGTGVIGGMLFATVIGVLLIPLFFVSVRRMLGDKLDEQSKEYIAQHKVHAIQKDR